One region of Danaus plexippus chromosome 16 unlocalized genomic scaffold, MEX_DaPlex mxdp_23, whole genome shotgun sequence genomic DNA includes:
- the LOC116771984 gene encoding uncharacterized protein LOC116771984, whose product SHNYTIQFFSVSSVLCNSCVCPQDKKVEKLLTVVTLSHVDTHDPVTQRHRKRCCPYNFDGKKCRVVGDRYICGYNMNVNNPNSNEIKDLGNGCKLRHGRLECGYDQAPYVNLRRPPAVDYHSGNNDNNDKNDKHDNKDKNRNESAEGLDEKEENVENDEKLKLHVTISSNHFTRCLEVKDRIVCRHV is encoded by the coding sequence GTTTTGTGTAATTCATGTGTATGTCCTCAAGATAAAAAGGTAGAAAAACTGTTAACAGTCGTAACTCTCAGCCATGTGGATACCCATGACCCTGTTACGCAGAGACATAGAAAGCGCTGTTGTCCGTACAATTTTGATGGTAAAAAATGTAGAGTGGTAGGCGATCGGTACATATGTGGCTATAACATGAACGTTAATAATCCAAATAGTAATGAGATTAAGGATTTGGGTAATGGATGTAAACTACGACATGGAAGATTAGAATGTGGTTATGATCAGGCGCCATACGTTAATTTAAGAAGACCCCCTGCTGTAGATTATCATAGTGGTAACaatgataataatgataaaaacgaTAAACATGATAACAAGGATAAAAACCGTAATGAAAGCGCAGAGGGTTTAGAcgaaaaagaagaaaatgtaGAGAATGATGAAAAGCTAAAATTGCATGTTACTATCTCTTCAAATCATTTTACCCGATGTCTTGAAGTAAAAGATCGTATTGTATGTCGGCATGTATAA